GCGGCCTTCCGGCGGTGGGAGGGGGTCGGTATCAGTCAATTCTACCGGCGTGGCCGACAGTCCTTTCGTCTCACCATCCGAACCGCCCGGGGGCGCGGCTGGCCCCGGCGCCGTACGCGGGTCCATACTGGCGGCCATGCACACGCACGCGACCTTCGTCTTTACCTATGGCACCGGCTGGTCCGGCTGCCGTGGTCGTGCTGCTTGAGCAACTGACGACTTCACCAGGCGCCCCGGGCCGACAAGGCCCGGGGCGCCTGTCGTCTCCGCCGGGCCGTACGCCGCCCCGGGGCACCCACGACACACGAGGAGCCCCAGCGATGACCCCGACGACCACCACTCCCGCCCCCTCGGCCGCCCGCACTCCGCAGCAGGCCCCCGCCAGGACCGCCGCCGAGGTCACTGGCGCGCGGACGGACGACGCCGCCGAGCTGATCACCGGCGCCCGCGAACGCATCGACGCGCTCGACGACCGGATCATCGGCCTGATCCAGGAGCGCATGGCCGTGTCGGCCGTCATCCAGGAGGCCCGGATGTCCTCGGGGGGCCGCCGGGTGAACCTCGCGCGCGAGATGGAGGTGCTGGCGCACTACAGGGACGCCCTCGGCAAGCCCGGTACGGCGCTGGCGATGACGATGCTGGAGCTGTGCCGGGGGCGGGTCTGACTCCGGGGCCTTGAGTCAGGCGGTCGGGCAGTCCGGGCGATCCGGGCAGCCCAGGTCAGTCCCGGTCAGTGCGGGGCCTGAGCGCGTGCGCGCATCTCACCCGTACGGAGCGTGACCCGGGCCACACCGGGTCGTTGGTCCCGGTGTCCGCGCGCGGCGCGTGACTTCGCTGGAGCGTGTGGCGCATCGCGTGTGCGCCGTGGGACCGCGCTCCGGCGTGTGTGACCGGACGGCAGGGGACAGCAGCCCGGTCACCCAGAGGGGCGGTCGGCCCGGGGACGCCCGGCGTCGGCCGCCCCCTATGCGTGCGCGCGCACCGCGCGCCCTTCTTCCGCCGGCACGGCGGCGGCCGCGTGACGCAGGACACATAAAGAACCTGTGAGTTCCCGGGCAACCAATCCCTCTTGCCGCAGGTCATGTATGCGAAACCCACGGCCACGCCCGTCACGCATGACGACGCGGGGCCCATCACCCCGTGCCGCATCCGGTGGTACGCCCAGACCACGAGGTCTTGACTTGAAGCTTCGCCGCGCCATGGCCGTCGCCGCCGCGACCGCCGTCATCACGCCCGCCGCCTTCCTCATGGCCCCGGCCGCGTACGCGACGGACAACGCGCCGTCCACGACGACGGAGTCCTCGTCGCCGGCCGCGACCCCGTCCGCCGACGAGACGACGTCCGAGGAGACGGCGCCGACCGAGGACGAGACGAAGTCCGAGGAGCCCACCTCCGACGAGCAGACGAAGTCCGAGGAGCCGAAGACCGAGACCCCCGCCGCGGGCAGCAGCACCACCGCCCCGGCGCCCTCGACCAGCGCGTCCGCCCCGGCGCCCTCCACCAGCCCCAGCTCGTCGCCGTCGCCGTCCGAGCCGGCGAGCGAGTGCACGGAGTTCGAGGACAACGAGGGCCTGCGCACCGAACTGGTCGGCCTGCCGTCGAAGGTCGTCGCCGGTTCCGGCTGGCAGAACTTCTCCTTCCGCGTCGAGAACAAGACCGGCCACGACGTCGAGGGCGTCGACGCCTACCTGTACGCGGGCGCCGTCGACAACGAGAACGCCGACGACATGACCCGCTTCCTCACCGTCCAGGCCTACATCGGCGACAAGTGGGTCACCCTCTCCGAGGAGGACGGCTACTTCGGCACGTCCAACGCGCTGAAGAAGAACGAGTACAGCGAGGCCAAGATGCGTCTGAAGGTGGACGCCAAGGCCCCGTCCGGCTTCGGCTTCGCCTTCGCCTCCGGTGTGAGCTTCACCAAGGACGGCCTGTGCGAGTTCGGCGAGGAGATGGAGTACGAGTTCGACATCCTCGCCGCCGGCAC
This genomic window from Streptomyces thermolilacinus SPC6 contains:
- a CDS encoding chorismate mutase; amino-acid sequence: MTPTTTTPAPSAARTPQQAPARTAAEVTGARTDDAAELITGARERIDALDDRIIGLIQERMAVSAVIQEARMSSGGRRVNLAREMEVLAHYRDALGKPGTALAMTMLELCRGRV
- a CDS encoding LPXTG cell wall anchor domain-containing protein translates to MKLRRAMAVAAATAVITPAAFLMAPAAYATDNAPSTTTESSSPAATPSADETTSEETAPTEDETKSEEPTSDEQTKSEEPKTETPAAGSSTTAPAPSTSASAPAPSTSPSSSPSPSEPASECTEFEDNEGLRTELVGLPSKVVAGSGWQNFSFRVENKTGHDVEGVDAYLYAGAVDNENADDMTRFLTVQAYIGDKWVTLSEEDGYFGTSNALKKNEYSEAKMRLKVDAKAPSGFGFAFASGVSFTKDGLCEFGEEMEYEFDILAAGTNPGDVDDATGKPGKGDKKPDTKPQGDLAELPVTGTLAETGSSSMLPTIGVAGGIAIVAGAGVVFALKRRQNGAAA